Proteins encoded together in one Campylobacter peloridis LMG 23910 window:
- a CDS encoding MFS transporter, producing MLQTKSIADENFQTPQGKKAFKKAVFSCWLGTAMEYADFALYGLAAATVFSEVFFPEQTPVIALLLSFVTYGIGFIARPIGALFFGYLGDKYGRKNVLMSTIALMGISTTLIGFIPSYAVIGIWAPICLVILRFMQGFGAGAELSGGTVMLGEYAPSKHRGLISSIIALGSNSGTLLAAFVWLLVTSMDDASFKEWGWRIPFIGSIFIALFAVYMRLNVKETPVFEKQKELMLKIRHENETHMKKDERTFWQKSRAFWTMVGIRIGENGPSYLAQGFIVGYVTKILLLDKSVATTAVVIASLVGFLVIPLAGYLSDKFGRRITYRTFCLLLMLYAFPAFMLLDSKNEIIVILTIIVGMSLASLGIFGVQAAWGVELFGAKNRYTKMALAKEFGSILSGGTAPMIASALLAYYGAWWPIALYFVITAGIGFITTFFAPETRGRDLNLIEDAI from the coding sequence ATCTTGCAAACAAAATCAATTGCCGATGAAAATTTTCAAACTCCACAAGGAAAAAAGGCCTTTAAAAAGGCTGTGTTTTCGTGTTGGCTAGGAACTGCTATGGAATATGCAGATTTTGCACTTTATGGCTTAGCTGCAGCTACTGTTTTTTCAGAAGTTTTCTTTCCTGAACAAACTCCTGTTATAGCATTATTACTTAGTTTTGTTACCTATGGTATAGGTTTTATCGCTAGACCTATTGGGGCTTTATTCTTTGGATATTTAGGAGATAAATATGGAAGAAAAAATGTATTGATGAGCACCATTGCATTAATGGGTATTTCAACTACTTTGATTGGTTTTATACCAAGTTATGCAGTAATTGGAATTTGGGCCCCTATATGTTTAGTTATTTTGCGTTTTATGCAAGGCTTTGGAGCTGGTGCTGAACTTTCTGGTGGAACAGTTATGCTTGGAGAATACGCCCCTAGCAAACACAGAGGCTTAATCTCTTCTATCATAGCCCTTGGATCAAATAGCGGAACCTTGCTTGCAGCTTTTGTATGGCTTTTAGTTACAAGTATGGATGATGCTAGTTTTAAAGAGTGGGGATGGAGAATTCCTTTTATAGGAAGTATTTTCATAGCGCTTTTTGCTGTTTATATGCGTTTAAATGTAAAAGAAACTCCCGTTTTTGAAAAACAAAAAGAATTAATGCTAAAAATTCGTCATGAAAATGAAACTCATATGAAAAAAGATGAAAGAACTTTTTGGCAAAAAAGTCGTGCATTTTGGACTATGGTAGGTATAAGAATAGGAGAAAACGGACCATCTTATCTTGCACAAGGCTTTATAGTAGGTTATGTAACTAAAATTTTACTTCTTGATAAATCAGTGGCTACAACTGCTGTTGTTATCGCTTCTTTAGTAGGGTTTTTGGTTATACCTTTAGCAGGGTATTTAAGCGACAAATTCGGAAGACGCATTACCTATAGAACCTTTTGCTTGCTTTTAATGCTTTATGCTTTTCCTGCTTTTATGTTACTTGATAGCAAAAATGAAATTATTGTAATTTTAACTATCATCGTAGGTATGTCTTTGGCATCTTTAGGAATTTTTGGTGTGCAAGCTGCGTGGGGTGTAGAGCTTTTTGGAGCAAAAAATCGCTATACTAAAATGGCACTAGCAAAAGAATTTGGCTCTATACTTTCAGGAGGAACTGCTCCTATGATAGCTTCAGCTTTACTTGCTTATTATGGTGCTTGGTGGCCAATAGCATTGTATTTTGTTATTACTGCAGGAATTGGTTTTATCACAACTTTCTTTGCACCAGAAACTAGAGGTAGGGATTTAAATTTAATAGAAGATGCCATATGA
- a CDS encoding carbon starvation protein A, large variant, producing the protein MGITNKILWFFVAIIGACCFGVLALQNGESISAIYLVIAALCIYIIGYRFYGRFIAYKVLQLDQNRSTPAVVKNDGCDFVPTNKIVLFGHHFAAIAGAGPLVGPILAAQMGYLPSMLWILIGGVLAGAVHDFVVLFISTRRNGKSLGEMIKDELGKFTGGVAMLAIFGIMLIIIAILAMVVVKALAESPWGLFTIAMTIPIAIFMGIYMRFLRPGKVGEASVIGFILLILAIHYGSEIAADPYWASVFTLSAPTLALIMMAYGFIAAILPVWFLLAPRDYLSTFLKIGVIVVMALAIVVVAPDLQMPKINSQYLDGSGPVFAGAIFPFLFITIACGAISGFHALISSGTTPKMLENETHALAVGYGSMLMESAVAIMALICACILHPGLYFAINSPAAAIGVDVANAAATISSWGFKITPEEITTLTTNIGEQSILSRTGGAPTFAVGVALILHELFGGVNLMGFWYHFAILFEALFILTAVDAGTRACRFMAQDILGNVYKPLGNINSTFAGIFATALSVAGWGYFLYQGAIDPKGGIYSLWPLFGVSNQMLAGMALLLASAILFKMGKAKYTWVTLLPATFVLIATLYGGIQKVLPYKEGDKVHNAVSHVAAVEINAQKIKDLNLKLEQTTDQTQIEQIKKDLKLASQAKTSNLVNAILCVFFMITTLLVIISCLGIFTRKLNIPLKESPYIALKKENIC; encoded by the coding sequence ATGGGCATTACAAATAAAATATTATGGTTTTTTGTAGCCATTATAGGAGCTTGCTGTTTTGGAGTATTAGCCCTTCAAAATGGTGAAAGCATTTCGGCAATTTATCTTGTCATAGCTGCTTTATGTATCTATATCATTGGATATAGATTTTATGGTAGATTTATCGCTTACAAAGTATTGCAGTTAGATCAAAACAGATCAACTCCGGCTGTAGTTAAAAATGATGGTTGCGATTTTGTTCCTACAAATAAAATTGTGCTTTTTGGGCATCATTTTGCTGCAATTGCAGGAGCTGGCCCTTTAGTAGGACCTATACTAGCTGCTCAAATGGGCTATTTACCTTCTATGCTTTGGATTTTAATAGGTGGGGTGTTAGCAGGTGCGGTGCATGATTTTGTTGTTTTATTTATCTCAACACGCCGTAACGGAAAATCTTTAGGCGAAATGATAAAAGATGAACTTGGCAAATTTACCGGTGGTGTTGCAATGCTTGCTATTTTTGGCATTATGCTAATTATCATAGCAATTTTAGCAATGGTTGTTGTTAAAGCCTTGGCTGAATCTCCTTGGGGATTATTTACTATAGCTATGACTATACCTATTGCTATTTTTATGGGAATTTATATGAGATTTTTAAGACCTGGAAAAGTAGGCGAAGCTTCTGTGATAGGTTTTATACTTCTTATACTTGCAATACACTATGGTAGTGAAATAGCAGCTGATCCTTATTGGGCTAGTGTCTTTACACTTAGTGCTCCAACCCTAGCTCTTATAATGATGGCTTATGGTTTTATAGCTGCAATTTTACCTGTTTGGTTTTTACTTGCTCCAAGGGATTATTTATCTACATTTTTAAAAATAGGCGTTATTGTGGTAATGGCTTTGGCTATTGTTGTTGTAGCACCTGATTTGCAAATGCCAAAAATTAATTCTCAATATTTAGATGGAAGTGGGCCTGTATTTGCTGGAGCTATTTTTCCATTTTTATTTATCACCATTGCATGCGGGGCTATAAGTGGTTTTCATGCTTTAATTTCAAGCGGAACTACTCCTAAAATGCTAGAAAATGAAACACATGCTTTAGCAGTAGGATATGGTTCTATGCTTATGGAAAGTGCTGTAGCGATTATGGCTTTAATTTGTGCTTGTATTTTACATCCTGGGCTTTATTTTGCTATCAATTCTCCTGCAGCTGCTATAGGAGTTGATGTTGCAAATGCAGCTGCTACTATTTCTAGCTGGGGCTTTAAAATAACACCTGAAGAAATTACAACCCTTACTACTAACATAGGAGAGCAAAGCATACTTTCAAGAACTGGTGGAGCACCAACCTTTGCTGTAGGTGTGGCTTTAATTTTGCATGAACTTTTTGGCGGGGTAAATTTAATGGGCTTTTGGTATCATTTTGCTATTTTATTTGAAGCTTTGTTTATCTTAACTGCAGTTGATGCAGGAACAAGAGCTTGCAGATTTATGGCTCAAGATATATTGGGTAATGTATATAAACCTTTAGGAAATATTAATAGCACTTTTGCAGGTATTTTTGCCACTGCTTTAAGCGTAGCAGGATGGGGGTATTTTCTTTATCAAGGCGCCATTGATCCAAAGGGCGGAATTTACTCTCTATGGCCGCTTTTTGGCGTAAGCAATCAAATGCTTGCCGGTATGGCCTTACTTTTAGCTAGTGCAATTTTATTTAAAATGGGCAAAGCTAAATACACTTGGGTAACATTACTTCCTGCTACTTTTGTTTTGATTGCAACCCTTTATGGAGGAATTCAAAAAGTGCTTCCTTATAAAGAAGGTGATAAGGTGCATAATGCTGTAAGCCATGTTGCTGCTGTTGAAATTAATGCTCAAAAAATAAAAGATTTGAATTTAAAATTAGAGCAAACAACCGATCAAACACAAATTGAGCAAATTAAAAAAGATTTAAAACTAGCTTCGCAAGCTAAAACTTCCAACCTTGTTAATGCAATACTTTGTGTATTTTTTATGATTACAACTTTATTGGTGATTATTTCTTGCTTAGGAATTTTCACTAGAAAATTAAACATTCCTTTAAAAGAAAGTCCTTATATAGCACTAAAAAAGGAAAATATATGCTAA
- the uvrA gene encoding excinuclease ABC subunit UvrA: MNDKITIIGAKEHNLKNINLELPKNKLIVFTGLSGSGKSTLAFGTLYAEGQRRYIESLSAYARQFLDKVGKPNVDKIEGLTPAIAIDQKTTSKNPRSTVGTITEIYDYLRLLYARIGVQHCHQCGKKISSMSAADIVGEILKLPKGAKIIIYAPLIKEKKGSFADLLENLVAKGYVRAQIDGVLTRLDEDIELAKTKKHTIKLVIDRLQVQDDMLARLASDIEKGLSESFGEVEIEVLNNEELNIPKHFHYSEHNACFDCKISFPLLEPLSFSFNSPKGACPSCDGLGIRYTLDMKKIINEELSLEAGAVKLLYGFNKSYYYKFLMAFCEQNDIRVKIPYNELSEEEKRLVLYGNVKEINFLWKRHRLNRKFEGVIKYAYEMLKDEKDLSEYMSEKICKDCKGHRLRAESLAVKVADKNLGAILDMSIENTTAFFSKKENFAYLSEQEKIIAKPIFKEINERLFFLYDVGLGYLSLGRDARTISGGEAQRIRIASQIGSGLSGVMYVLDEPSIGLHERDTAKLIKTLRSLQQKGNTLIVVEHDKMTIQEADFIVDIGPNAGKFGGEIVFSGTYEKLLKSKSQTALYMNGKKQIAHQKHRKQEDFISLKDVSINNIHNLSVDFPLRNLVAITGVSGSGKSSLILQTLLPFAQEELNRAKKVRKLSGAKIEGLEKLDKVIYLDQSPIGRTPRSNPATYTGAMDEIRNLFAATKEAKMRGYKAGRFSFNVKGGRCEKCSGDGEIKIEMHFLPDVMVTCDVCHGKRYNDATLEIKYKGKSIADVLNMSIVEANEFFASVPKIRQKLDTLVKVGLDYLTLGQNATTLSGGEAQRIKLAKELSRSDTGKTLYILDEPTTGLHFEDVNKLILVLQHLVDLKNSVFVIEHNLDVIKNADYVIDMGPEGGVKGGKVIAKGSVEELAKNHKKSGSYTGYYLNLELKS; this comes from the coding sequence ATGAATGATAAAATTACTATTATTGGGGCTAAAGAGCATAATTTAAAAAATATAAATTTAGAACTTCCTAAAAATAAACTTATTGTTTTTACAGGGCTTAGTGGAAGCGGTAAATCAACCTTAGCTTTTGGAACACTTTATGCAGAAGGACAACGCCGTTATATAGAAAGTTTGAGTGCTTATGCAAGGCAATTTTTAGACAAGGTTGGTAAGCCAAATGTAGATAAAATCGAAGGCTTAACTCCTGCTATAGCTATTGATCAAAAAACTACTTCAAAAAATCCTCGCTCCACGGTGGGAACTATCACTGAAATTTATGATTATTTAAGATTATTATATGCAAGGATTGGGGTGCAACATTGCCATCAATGTGGTAAAAAAATCTCATCTATGAGTGCAGCAGATATTGTAGGAGAAATTTTAAAACTTCCAAAAGGTGCAAAAATCATCATCTATGCCCCTCTAATCAAAGAAAAAAAAGGAAGTTTTGCTGATCTTTTGGAGAATTTAGTCGCAAAAGGCTATGTTAGAGCTCAAATTGATGGAGTTTTAACGCGTCTTGATGAGGATATTGAGCTTGCTAAAACTAAAAAACACACTATAAAACTTGTAATAGATAGACTTCAAGTACAAGATGATATGCTAGCAAGACTTGCAAGCGATATAGAAAAAGGCCTTAGTGAAAGTTTTGGTGAAGTAGAAATAGAAGTGTTAAATAACGAAGAATTAAATATACCTAAGCATTTTCATTATAGTGAGCATAATGCTTGTTTTGATTGTAAAATTTCTTTTCCTTTGCTTGAGCCTTTAAGTTTTTCTTTTAACTCTCCAAAAGGTGCTTGTCCAAGTTGTGATGGCCTTGGTATAAGATATACACTTGATATGAAAAAAATAATCAATGAAGAATTAAGCTTAGAAGCAGGAGCTGTTAAGCTTTTGTATGGATTTAATAAAAGTTATTATTATAAATTTTTAATGGCCTTTTGTGAGCAAAATGATATAAGGGTAAAAATTCCATATAATGAATTAAGCGAAGAAGAAAAGCGTTTAGTGCTTTATGGCAATGTAAAAGAAATTAATTTTTTATGGAAAAGACATAGATTAAACCGCAAATTTGAAGGTGTTATAAAATATGCTTATGAAATGTTAAAAGATGAAAAAGATTTAAGCGAGTATATGAGTGAGAAAATTTGCAAAGATTGCAAAGGGCATCGTTTAAGAGCTGAGAGTTTAGCTGTTAAAGTGGCGGATAAAAATTTAGGCGCAATTTTAGATATGAGTATAGAAAACACCACAGCTTTTTTCTCTAAAAAAGAAAATTTTGCTTATTTAAGTGAGCAAGAAAAAATAATTGCTAAACCTATTTTCAAAGAAATCAACGAAAGATTATTTTTTCTTTATGATGTGGGGCTTGGGTATTTGTCTTTGGGAAGGGATGCAAGGACAATTAGCGGGGGAGAAGCACAAAGAATTCGTATAGCTTCTCAAATTGGCAGTGGATTAAGCGGGGTGATGTATGTTTTAGATGAACCAAGCATTGGGCTTCATGAAAGAGACACTGCAAAACTGATTAAAACCTTAAGAAGTCTTCAGCAAAAAGGCAATACTTTAATCGTAGTTGAGCATGATAAAATGACTATACAAGAGGCTGATTTTATCGTAGATATAGGACCAAATGCGGGTAAATTTGGTGGAGAGATTGTTTTTAGTGGAACTTATGAAAAATTGTTAAAAAGCAAAAGCCAAACAGCACTTTATATGAATGGTAAAAAACAAATTGCACACCAAAAACACCGAAAACAAGAAGATTTTATTAGCCTAAAAGATGTGAGTATTAATAATATCCATAATTTAAGTGTAGATTTTCCTTTGCGTAATCTAGTGGCAATTACAGGAGTTTCAGGAAGTGGAAAAAGTTCTTTGATTTTGCAAACCTTGCTTCCATTTGCACAAGAGGAGCTTAATCGTGCTAAAAAAGTAAGAAAATTAAGTGGTGCTAAAATAGAGGGTTTAGAAAAACTTGATAAGGTGATTTATCTTGATCAAAGTCCTATAGGACGCACTCCGCGTTCAAATCCTGCTACTTATACAGGTGCAATGGATGAAATTCGTAATCTTTTTGCAGCCACCAAAGAAGCTAAAATGCGTGGGTATAAAGCGGGGCGTTTTTCTTTTAATGTTAAGGGTGGAAGATGCGAGAAGTGTAGTGGGGATGGAGAGATTAAAATAGAAATGCATTTTTTACCTGATGTGATGGTAACTTGTGATGTGTGCCATGGTAAAAGATATAATGATGCAACCTTAGAGATTAAATACAAGGGAAAAAGTATAGCTGATGTTTTAAATATGAGTATTGTAGAGGCAAATGAATTTTTTGCTTCTGTCCCAAAAATAAGACAAAAATTAGATACTTTGGTTAAAGTTGGGCTTGATTATCTAACCTTAGGCCAAAATGCAACGACTTTAAGCGGTGGGGAAGCTCAGCGTATAAAATTAGCTAAAGAATTAAGTAGAAGTGATACAGGAAAAACGCTTTATATACTTGATGAGCCTACAACAGGACTTCATTTTGAAGATGTAAATAAACTCATTTTGGTTTTGCAACATTTAGTGGATTTGAAAAATTCTGTTTTTGTGATTGAGCATAATTTAGATGTGATAAAAAATGCTGATTATGTTATAGATATGGGGCCAGAAGGTGGAGTTAAAGGGGGTAAGGTTATTGCTAAGGGCAGTGTAGAAGAGCTTGCTAAAAATCATAAAAAAAGTGGTTCTTATACGGGGTATTATTTAAATTTAGAATTAAAAAGTTAG
- a CDS encoding inosine-uridine preferring nucleoside hydrolase family protein, producing MRLILDTDIGNGIAGANTDDGLALGLILASKEIKLEMISTLSGNVQALTAYSVAKDLLNKLNLDIPLYLGAHEALYEDGHFWRQRLDKSVEEFKLTHLWDHIKPIKILENINPNACMKMGELIMQNPGEISICAIGPLTNIAIAMKLFKDFDKNVKEIFIMGGSFDMPYHIKDTNFGFDPEAASIVLNSKAKITLVPYNATMQTMLTHEDLNVLENQNPLCDFLVQTLRVWIDYASKTRGTNGTWIHDALTIAYMLDPNLANFDEYLVDVICDSTFARGSTIRCFKDAKMPMKNYKFKNTIKVLKDVDNTKLLNLLKSRLLNGICYENYKSITT from the coding sequence ATACGCCTTATTTTAGACACTGATATAGGCAATGGCATAGCAGGGGCTAATACTGATGATGGTTTAGCCCTTGGGCTTATTTTAGCCTCCAAAGAAATCAAACTTGAAATGATTAGTACTTTAAGTGGGAATGTGCAAGCTTTAACCGCTTATAGTGTTGCTAAGGATTTATTAAATAAGCTTAATCTAGACATACCTTTGTATTTAGGTGCTCATGAAGCTTTATATGAAGATGGACATTTTTGGAGACAAAGACTAGATAAAAGTGTAGAAGAATTTAAACTTACTCATCTTTGGGATCATATAAAACCTATAAAAATCTTAGAAAACATAAATCCAAATGCTTGTATGAAAATGGGTGAGCTCATTATGCAAAATCCAGGTGAAATTTCAATTTGTGCTATAGGGCCTTTAACAAATATAGCCATAGCTATGAAGCTTTTTAAAGATTTTGATAAAAATGTGAAAGAAATTTTTATTATGGGTGGAAGTTTTGATATGCCTTATCATATCAAAGATACAAATTTTGGCTTTGATCCTGAAGCTGCTAGCATAGTTTTAAACTCAAAAGCTAAAATCACACTTGTTCCTTATAATGCAACAATGCAAACTATGCTCACACATGAAGATTTAAATGTTTTAGAAAATCAAAATCCTCTTTGTGATTTTTTGGTTCAAACTTTAAGAGTTTGGATTGATTATGCAAGCAAAACAAGAGGTACAAATGGCACATGGATACACGATGCATTAACTATTGCTTATATGCTTGATCCAAATTTAGCAAATTTTGATGAGTATTTAGTAGATGTAATTTGTGATAGCACCTTTGCTAGAGGAAGCACTATAAGATGTTTTAAAGATGCAAAAATGCCTATGAAAAACTATAAATTTAAAAACACCATAAAAGTTTTAAAAGATGTTGATAATACTAAGCTTTTAAATCTTTTAAAATCAAGACTTTTAAATGGAATTTGCTATGAAAATTACAAAAGCATAACGACTTAA
- the trpB gene encoding tryptophan synthase subunit beta, with translation MKKYYGKFGGQFVPNEVKIALDEVEKAFIKFKRDKDFNTKLKELLANYVGRPTPLYHAKNLSKLYNHEIYLKREDLTHTGAHKINNALAQALMAKKMNKKKIIAETGAGQHGLATATAAALLGLECEIFMGAIDVQRQALNVYKMELLGAKVHAVESGSKTLSDAVNEALNFWVKNTKDVFYVVGSVVGPYPYPQIVAHFQSIIGKECKMQLKKFNKKVDYIIAAAGGGSNAAGIFHAFLKDEKVKLIGVEAAGLGKDTPYHAATLTKGKEGIIHGMKTKVLQDDKGNIAHTFSISAGLDYPGIGPLHAYLQESKRASYHAISDDECINALKLLCKEEGIIPAIESSHALAYLEKLCPTLKKKSVIVVNLSGRGDKDMQSIYEYKKGEIYG, from the coding sequence ATGAAAAAATATTATGGAAAATTTGGTGGGCAATTTGTGCCAAATGAAGTAAAAATAGCATTAGACGAAGTAGAAAAAGCTTTTATAAAATTCAAAAGAGATAAAGATTTTAACACAAAATTAAAAGAACTTTTAGCAAATTATGTAGGAAGGCCTACGCCTTTGTATCATGCTAAAAATTTAAGCAAGCTTTATAATCATGAAATTTATTTAAAAAGAGAGGATTTAACTCACACGGGAGCTCATAAGATCAATAATGCTCTAGCTCAAGCCTTAATGGCAAAGAAAATGAATAAGAAAAAAATTATTGCAGAAACTGGAGCAGGACAACATGGACTTGCAACCGCTACTGCAGCAGCACTTTTAGGACTTGAGTGTGAGATATTTATGGGAGCTATTGATGTTCAAAGACAAGCCTTAAATGTCTATAAAATGGAACTTTTAGGGGCAAAAGTTCACGCAGTAGAAAGTGGAAGCAAAACCTTAAGTGATGCAGTAAATGAAGCTTTAAATTTTTGGGTTAAAAACACAAAAGATGTGTTTTATGTAGTAGGAAGTGTGGTAGGGCCTTATCCTTATCCACAAATTGTTGCACATTTTCAAAGCATTATCGGTAAAGAATGCAAAATGCAACTTAAAAAATTCAATAAAAAAGTAGATTACATCATAGCAGCAGCTGGAGGTGGTAGCAATGCTGCTGGAATTTTTCATGCATTTTTAAAAGATGAAAAAGTTAAACTCATAGGCGTTGAAGCAGCAGGTTTGGGTAAAGATACACCTTATCATGCAGCTACACTCACTAAAGGTAAAGAAGGTATTATCCATGGTATGAAAACTAAAGTTTTACAAGATGATAAAGGCAACATTGCTCATACTTTTAGCATTTCTGCTGGGCTTGATTACCCTGGGATAGGGCCTTTGCATGCATATTTACAAGAGAGTAAAAGAGCAAGTTATCATGCTATTAGTGATGATGAGTGTATTAATGCTTTAAAATTATTATGCAAAGAAGAAGGCATTATACCTGCCATTGAAAGCTCACATGCACTAGCATACTTAGAAAAACTTTGCCCTACTTTAAAGAAAAAAAGTGTGATAGTTGTAAATCTTTCAGGTAGAGGCGATAAAGATATGCAAAGTATTTATGAATATAAAAAAGGCGAAATTTATGGTTAA
- the kcuS gene encoding KCU-star family selenoprotein codes for MLKKLKTWYEKSERFFHPLVGVASYDKYLEHMKEKHPQAPCKSRKEFFKDFLEKKYNSGLGKC; via the coding sequence ATGCTAAAGAAACTAAAAACATGGTATGAAAAATCCGAAAGGTTTTTTCATCCCCTAGTTGGAGTTGCAAGCTATGATAAATATCTTGAACATATGAAAGAAAAGCATCCTCAAGCACCATGCAAATCAAGAAAAGAATTTTTTAAGGATTTTCTTGAAAAAAAATATAATAGCGGCCTAGGAAAATGCTGA
- a CDS encoding disulfide bond formation protein B: protein MNTSLSKNDQYFYFFMTTAVLLILAIPVGFANIYLGYFHNESPCTLCWFERIGMIVIGVLGMLILRYGPQIKYIVCVFLFAGYGIYMGIRHTASWWQRDIGIGLGDKLVGAHTYTWAVVVYWAVVIVMGLALLFIRKNSSMMQDLANKEIKVKSLNTYSKFVIIISFIVVCSNAFQALIINGLPPYTGKSNPDRLTFDMSIMSKTWTTEVWGRLGKFNLLGKNVPEDVFIKDLVEPKKLTFDKNATNGAFEISKNIEALNTYEIQIPKLKNFKHINAIAYDKNNDEFALVSNEMAVAYTKDFKQSNGFVLFDKTNGNDMRYIVDATFIGNKFVIGAANKTFTGTKKTNEPIDEMLEWQSFKETSGNIAPAFFTKKNENWFEPSRKYILTIRAKQNYVHAYANDEEFLYTITVPNKFSKKIILSYASTKDYLLSGEKILEVDKNLKLKEGRDINDYYIVGADIIKDKMLALSLNYSSLLVIDYKKAKIIDVYEIKGLDNPKSLAIKNDVIYILDRTNDKKDVIKTYKNPL from the coding sequence ATGAATACCTCTTTAAGCAAAAATGATCAATATTTTTACTTTTTTATGACAACTGCTGTTTTACTTATTTTGGCTATACCAGTAGGATTTGCAAATATATATTTAGGATATTTTCACAATGAATCTCCTTGCACGCTTTGTTGGTTTGAGCGTATTGGCATGATTGTAATTGGTGTTCTTGGAATGCTTATATTGCGATATGGACCTCAAATAAAATATATCGTTTGTGTATTTTTATTCGCAGGGTATGGAATTTATATGGGGATTCGTCATACAGCTAGCTGGTGGCAAAGAGACATTGGTATAGGCTTAGGGGATAAATTAGTAGGAGCACATACTTATACTTGGGCTGTTGTGGTGTATTGGGCTGTTGTAATTGTAATGGGTCTTGCTTTGTTATTTATAAGAAAAAATAGTTCTATGATGCAAGATTTAGCAAATAAAGAAATTAAAGTTAAATCTTTAAATACTTATTCAAAATTTGTTATTATTATATCTTTTATAGTAGTGTGTTCTAATGCTTTTCAAGCTTTAATCATCAATGGCTTGCCTCCTTATACAGGAAAATCAAACCCTGATCGCTTAACTTTTGATATGAGCATTATGAGCAAAACATGGACTACAGAAGTTTGGGGAAGACTTGGTAAATTTAATCTTTTAGGCAAAAATGTTCCAGAAGATGTTTTTATCAAAGATTTAGTAGAACCAAAAAAATTAACTTTCGACAAAAATGCTACAAATGGAGCTTTTGAAATTTCAAAAAACATAGAAGCGTTAAATACTTATGAAATACAAATACCTAAATTAAAAAATTTCAAACATATTAACGCCATAGCTTATGATAAAAATAACGATGAATTTGCCCTTGTAAGCAACGAAATGGCTGTAGCATACACTAAAGATTTTAAACAATCAAATGGCTTTGTTTTATTTGATAAAACAAATGGAAACGATATGAGATATATTGTCGATGCTACTTTTATAGGCAATAAATTTGTAATTGGAGCAGCAAATAAAACTTTTACAGGAACCAAAAAAACAAATGAACCTATTGATGAAATGCTAGAATGGCAAAGTTTTAAAGAAACTAGTGGCAATATAGCACCTGCATTTTTTACCAAAAAAAACGAGAATTGGTTTGAACCTTCAAGAAAATACATTTTAACAATAAGAGCAAAGCAAAATTATGTACACGCTTATGCTAATGATGAAGAATTTCTTTATACTATCACGGTTCCAAATAAATTTAGTAAAAAAATCATTTTATCTTATGCAAGCACTAAAGATTATTTGTTAAGTGGAGAAAAAATACTTGAAGTTGATAAAAACTTAAAACTTAAAGAAGGCAGAGATATTAATGATTATTATATAGTTGGTGCAGATATTATCAAAGATAAAATGTTAGCATTAAGTTTAAACTATAGTAGCTTGCTTGTAATTGATTATAAAAAGGCAAAGATAATTGATGTTTATGAGATTAAAGGGCTTGATAATCCAAAATCTTTAGCCATAAAAAATGATGTTATTTATATCCTAGATCGCACAAATGACAAAAAGGATGTGATAAAAACTTATAAAAATCCTTTGTGA
- a CDS encoding YqaA family protein has translation MFDFLYNDLSYIGLFIVCFLSSTLLPMASEAFVLVFVKLDFNAYMVLFVASLGNTLGSLSTYALAYFGKSQILEKYFKNSLCKLEKINANFKKFGFLYAFFTFLPIVGDLFALGLGFAKYSFIKASIFIALGKLSRYAFVIFIANSI, from the coding sequence ATGTTTGATTTTTTATATAATGATTTAAGCTATATAGGGCTTTTTATAGTATGTTTTCTCTCCAGCACGCTTTTGCCTATGGCTAGTGAGGCTTTTGTGCTTGTTTTTGTGAAATTAGATTTTAATGCTTATATGGTCTTATTTGTTGCAAGCTTGGGTAATACTTTGGGTAGTTTAAGCACCTATGCACTAGCTTATTTTGGAAAGAGTCAAATTCTAGAAAAATATTTTAAAAATTCTTTATGCAAATTAGAAAAAATCAATGCAAATTTTAAAAAATTTGGCTTTTTATATGCTTTTTTTACTTTTTTACCTATAGTGGGAGATCTTTTTGCATTAGGCCTTGGCTTTGCTAAGTATTCTTTTATAAAAGCAAGTATTTTTATAGCCTTGGGTAAATTAAGTCGTTATGCTTTTGTAATTTTCATAGCAAATTCCATTTAA